One segment of Neodiprion virginianus isolate iyNeoVirg1 unplaced genomic scaffold, iyNeoVirg1.1 ptg000065l, whole genome shotgun sequence DNA contains the following:
- the LOC124309915 gene encoding uncharacterized protein LOC124309915, whose protein sequence is MTDPATPDKTMLGAEAGPSSLQIPTDERQSPQSTCEIRISTESHRSLNNTSPGDMHDSLSNQNSAPAIDVRSSLEHRTQNIDTAREYLPIPPSFTPRREAPSFHHNTPRFNNNTPNTLAAHEAMRKWNLRFAGTRNEDSEAFLTRIEEGRTLFNLRDNDILNSLPFFLSGVALYWFRNKRPQWHDFSDFERAWRYRFGDPNLQFTLREEIRNRTQGENESVVDYLTYMRSYFNRLNPRFSHDEEMDYAYRNLLPRFQVLIRRRELEDLDDLEDIARQLETSFAASNRYHVPPTPENSLLPELAYRGARANSRQSRFALANLHLENEPNDDVNAAYRTPIRENRSNPNINRRPPDPRPDPRYNPRPPRNNTGHRNHYRQNENPNNVNSPATSTAPSTGSNPFLPSTEQITARTSSSVVCYNCQQPGHHQRQCTAPRTKFCFTCGLTGHTRATCPRPCSLATEINNTTEINNTTEIIDATEIDNTTEVIDATEIINTTDIINTTTGPPIEQTDFCSPVYPLHGKPLLFLILKICDLRVTALFDCGSSRTFVNLKTSALIESRGFLIQKSHSGAVVTAAGRKADVTGEIIVPIELEGTTRDIHVRVIPSLSFDCIIGLDFIHTFDIIVDFTEPNWSFKYNSPVTYKFQTHSRFTPDTQCNGIVALNDEQTVKLRNLLKTEIAPASDKIGATNLATHHIDVGDHPAIRQRAYRVSPKIQEAIDEEVDKMLANGIIEPSHSEWASPIVMVKKPNGSYRFCIDFRQVNQTSKKDAYPLPRMDSILDKLRSARYISTIDLSQAYFQIPLTQASREVTAFIVPGKGLFHFTRMPYGLTGAPATFQRLLDRLIGPDMDPYAFAYLDDIIIATKTFDEHLEWLRCVLRTIRHANLTVNPDKCEFCCSEVKYLGFLVNEYGLQIDPDKIAPVVNYPVPHTVKQLRRFLGMASWYRRFIPNLASITEPLTRLLRKTQLWTWAESQSLAFEEIKDRLTTAPTLSCPDFNKPFVVQTDASNCGLGAVLTQTDHNSLQWLPKRKNPTGRLARWSLELLGYDFTTVYRKGALNHMPDALSRIPEPDVALNSFSTADEATATIVPDQLTWYDRRKRDVENTPGKFPDWKTETGNLYVRRTDPLIGTLVQDLNAWKLVIPEEQRETVLQGAHDDPQSGHPGIEKTYRRLATRYYWCQNLMDPIESPVFSLRWWLNYNK, encoded by the exons ATGACTGATCCTGCGACTCCCGATAAAACGATGCTTGGTGCCGAAGCCGGCCCCTCGTCTTTACAAATACCGACAGACGAGAGGCAAAGCCCACAATCGACGTGTGAAATCAGAATAAGCACGGAAAGTCATAGGTCGTTAAATAATACTTCTCCCGGTGATATGCATGATTCATTGTCGAACCAAAACAGCGCTCCGGCTATCGATGTTAGAAGTTCTTTGGAACACCGAACGCAAAATATAGACACTGCGCGAGAATACCTTCCGATACCGCCTAGTTTTACACCGCGTCGCGAAGCTCCCTCGTTCCATCATAACACGCCGCGTTTTAATAATAACACCCCAAATACGCTCGCCGCACACGAGGCTATGCGAAAATGGAATCTAAGATTTGCAGGAACGCGTAATGAAGATTCCGAAGCTTTCTTAACGCGAATAGAGGAGGGTAGAACTTTGTTTAATTTACGCGATAATGATATTCTTAACAGTCTCCCGTTTTTCCTCTCTGGAGTAGCTTTATACTGGTTCCGAAACAAACGCCCTCAATGGCACGATTTCTCCGATTTTGAACGCGCTTGGCGTTATAGGTTCGGCGATCCGAATTTACAATTCACATTGCGTGAAGAGATCCGTAACCGTACGCAAGGCGAAAACGAGTCAGTCGTTGATTACCTTACCTATATGCGTTCGTATTTTAATCGATTAAATCCCAGATTCTCACACGACGAGGAGATGGATTATGCCTATCGAAACCTGCTACCGCGCTTTCAAGTATTGATAAGAAGAAGAGAGCTCGAAGATCTGGATGATTTAGAGGATATCGCCCGACAATTAGAGACGAGTTTTGCGGCTAGTAACAGATATCACGTACCACCGACTCCCGAAAACTCACTGCTACCGGAACTAGCATATCGCGGAGCACGCGCTAACTCCCGTCAATCGCGATTCGCGTTAGCCAACTTACATCTAGAGAACGAACCAAACGATGATGTTAATGCTGCGTATAGAACACCTATTCGAGAAAATCGATCAAACCCGAACATCAATAGAAGACCCCCGGATCCTAGACCTGACCCGCGTTATAACCCACGACCACCTAGGAATAATACCGGCCACCGGAATCATTACCgtcaaaatgaaaatccgAATAACGTTAACTCGCCTGCAACTTCTACCGCTCCATCTACCGGTTCCAATCCATTTCTACCGTCTACCGAACAAATAACTGCACGCACAAGCTCCAGTGTTGTGTGTTACAATTGCCAGCAACCTGGTCATCATCAGAGACAGTGCACCGCGCCGCGCACAAAATTCTGCTTCACGTGCGGATTGACAGGACATACTCGAGCCACATGTCCCCG ACCTTGTTCTTTAGCTaccgaaattaataatactacCGAAATTAATAACACTACCGAAATTATTGATGCTACCGAAATTGATAATACTACCGAAGTTATTGATGCTACcgaaattattaatactaCCGACATTATTAACACTACTACCGGTCCACCTATTGAACAAACTGACTTCTGCAGTCCAGTCTACCCGCTTCACGGGAAACCACTGTTATTTCTGATTCTCAAAATATGCGATTTACGTGTAACGGCCTTGTTTGATTGCGGTTCATCACGAAcctttgtaaatttaaaaacttcgGCATTGATCGAATCGAGAGGTTTTctaattcaaaaatctcaTAGCGGAGCAGTCGTAACGGCCGCTGGCCGAAAGGCTGACGTCACGGGTGAAATAATCGTGCCGATAGAATTGGAAGGAACTACCCGCGATATTCACGTTCGCGTTATACCTTCCCTTAGCTTTGATTGCATAATAGGTCTAGATTTCATTCACACATTTGATATAATAGTAGATTTCACAGAACCTAACTGGTCATTCAAGTATAATTCTCCCGTaacttataaatttcaaacacacTCCCGATTTACTCCCGATACCCAATGTAACGGAATTGTAGCTCTGAACGACGAGCAGACCGTCAAATTAcggaatttattaaaaacagAGATAGCTCCAGCGTCCGATAAAATAGGTGCGACTAATTTGGCCACCCACCACATAGACGTAGGTGACCATCCCGCGATTAGGCAACGAGCGTATCGAGtatcgccaaaaatacaagaaGCTATCGATGAGGAGGTTGATAAAATGCTCGCTAACGGAATTATCGAACCCTCGCATAGCGAATGGGCAAGTCCGATTGTAATGGTTAAAAAACCAAATGGCTCCTACCGTTTTTGTATTGACTTCCGGCAGGTAAATCAGACATCCAAAAAGGACGCGTATCCGCTACCGCGAATGGACAGCATTCTGGACAAACTCCGATCCGCCCGGTATATTTCGACTATCGACCTAAGTCAggcatattttcaaatcccTCTAACTCAAGCGAGTCGCGAGGTAACTGCTTTCATCGTTCCCGGTAAAGGACTTTTTCACTTTACGCGAATGCCGTACGGATTAACCGGAGCACCGGCTACGTTCCAACGGTTGTTAGATCGCTTAATTGGACCAGACATGGACCCATACGCTTTCGCCTATCTGGACGACATTATCATCGCCACAAAAACATTTGACGAACATCTCGAGTGGTTACGATGCGTTTTACGAACTATCCGACACGCGAACCTCACGGTCAACCCtgataaatgtgaattttgttGCTCTGAAGTTAAATATCTCGGCTTTCTAGTTAACGAATATGGGTTACAAATAGATCCAGACAAGATAGCTCCCGTTGTAAATTATCCGGTTCCACATACGGTAAAACAACTACGTCGATTTTTAGGAATGGCTTCTTGGTACCGAAGGTTTATTCCAAATCTTGCCTCGATAACCGAACCACTGACGCGGCTTTTGCGAAAAACCCAATTATGGACTTGGGCTGAATCGCAATCTCTCgcttttgaagaaattaaagatcGATTAACTACCGCTCCGACGCTATCGTGCCCCGATTTTAATAAACCTTTCGTCGTACAAACTGACGCTAGTAATTGCGGACTAGGCGCCGTTCTAACTCAAACCGACCATAACAGCCTCCAATGGCTTCCCAAACGAAAGAATCCTACCGGTCGATTAGCTAGATGGTCACTTGAATTGCTTGGCTATGATTTCACTACCGTATACCGTAAAGGCGCCTTGAATCACATGCCGGACGCACTCTCCCGAATCCCGGAACCTGATGTTgctttaaattcattttctaccgCCGATGAAGCTACCGCCACTATCGTACCAGATCAACTAACCTGGTATGACCGCCGGAAACGCGACGTCGAAAACACTCCCGGAAAGTTCCCGGATTGGAAAACAGAAACCGGTAACCTATACGTTCGACGCACGGACCCTTTAATCGGTACGTTAGTACAAGATTTAAACGCCTGGAAATTAGTCATACCCGAAGAGCAACGCGAAACCGTTTTACAAGGAGCTCACGATGACCCTCAATCCGGTCATCCGGGAATAGAGAAAACCTACCGCCGTTTAGCTACGCGTTATTACTGGTGCCAAAATTTAATGGACCCTATCGAATCTCCCGTTTTCTCTCTCCGGTGGTGGTTGAACTACAACAAGTAG